The Perognathus longimembris pacificus isolate PPM17 chromosome 3, ASM2315922v1, whole genome shotgun sequence nucleotide sequence TAACTCTTTCATTTGTCAGTGGGGGAAGACCTTTGTTTTCTATAGCCTAGTAAGAGCTTTCTGAAGATAGAAGACAATGTTTggtgaatgaataaaaaagaaagaaacttctcCTAGGAGGCCCAGGAATCTACAAAGCTTTTAAACCTTTAAAGAAAAGATTCTCCTCTAGGATCTATGGATCCCATAGGATCTACCTTTATCAGATTTTCTTCATATGCAGACCTTAAGCTATCTACAGTGTGAACTCTGAAACAGGGTGGGCAGGGGACGGTCAGGCTGCTTCTAACCTTGTCTGTTTTCCCTCCCAGCTTCAACTCTGCCAAAATGAAGTACCCATTCCGCCCGCTTCTTGTTTCTGTCatcctcatgtgtgtgtgtggaggcagCATAGGCCTTGCTGATCCACTAAGTAATAAAAACCTGAGCATGCCCCTTTTGCCTGCTGACTTCCACAAAGAAAACACGGTGACCAATGACTGGATTCTGGAGGGGGAAGAAGATGATGACTACCTGGACTTGGAGAAGTTATTCAGTGAAGATGATGACTACATTTACATCATTGATGCTGTTTCCCCAACAGACTCAGAACTGAGTGAAGGCAACATCCTGCAGCTTTTCCAAGGCAAGAGCCGAATCCAGCGTCTTAACATCCTTAATGCAAAATTTGCCTTCAACCTTTACCGAGGACTGAAGGACCAGGTCAACACTTTTGATAATATCTTCATAGCACCTGTTGGCATTTCTACTGCCATGGGCATGATTTCCTTAGGCCTGAGAGGAGAGACCCATGAACAAGTACACTCGGTTTTGCATTTTAAAGACTTTGTTAATGCTAGCACCAAGTATGAGATCACAACCATTCACAATCTATTCCGCAAGCTAACTCATCGCCTCTTCAGGAGGAACTTTGGATACACACTGAGGTCAGTCAATGATCTTTACATCCAGAGGCAGTTTCCTATCCTGGATGACTTCAAAGCTAAGGTGAGAGAGTTTTACTTTGCTGAGGCCCAGGCAGCTGACTTCTCAGACCCTGCTTTCATATCGAAAACAAACCATCACATTATGAAGCTGACCAAGGGCTTCATCAAAGAAGCTCTGGAGAATATAGACCCCACTACCCAGATGATGATTCTAAACTGTATCTACTTTAAAGGTAAGAAGTAGCTTTATCAGTCTCAAAGCAAACTTGTAAgatactcttttttcttttgccagtcctagggcttgaactcaggagcctaagtgctgtccctgagctctttcactcaaggatagtgctctaccactttgagccacagcatcatttttcagttttctggtagttaactggagtctcatggactttcctgcccaggctggctttgacccacgatcctcaaatctcagcctcccgagcagctaggattacaggcacgagccacaggtacccagttCTTCATTACTGAGCCCTAACTATGCTTTATATGTGCACTAGATCTTACCACATGTGAGGCCACTTTGGTTATCAGGGTACCCTTTCGTAGCATTTGGCCAGCCTAGACTTgagtttcttcattttctttcccaattATCAGTAAGCAGGAATGgacagaagcaggaagaaatTTGTCTGGAGCTGTTCAGCTGACATCAACAccacagattcttttcaggaTATTTCTGTACTAATGAGTGGgatggggtcgggggggggggggtgtaagaAAGTAAGCCACTATTTCTTAAGCAACTGTTCTGGGTCAGGCAAGTAGAGCACTTTTTAAGAAGTTCTATCTCACTCAGTACAGGAATGCACAGGACCCCTCAAATCTTAAGAATAAAGTGTGGCACAGATTTGCagaatttgttttttctctttgagaCAAGGATTTGCTATGTagtgaggctggcttcaaacttgagatTTTCCTAAGA carries:
- the Serpind1 gene encoding heparin cofactor 2 isoform X1 gives rise to the protein MKYPFRPLLVSVILMCVCGGSIGLADPLSNKNLSMPLLPADFHKENTVTNDWILEGEEDDDYLDLEKLFSEDDDYIYIIDAVSPTDSELSEGNILQLFQGKSRIQRLNILNAKFAFNLYRGLKDQVNTFDNIFIAPVGISTAMGMISLGLRGETHEQVHSVLHFKDFVNASTKYEITTIHNLFRKLTHRLFRRNFGYTLRSVNDLYIQRQFPILDDFKAKVREFYFAEAQAADFSDPAFISKTNHHIMKLTKGFIKEALENIDPTTQMMILNCIYFKGTWVNKFPVEMTHNHNFRLNEREVVKVSMMQTKGNFLAANDQELDCDVLQLEYVGGISMLIVVPHKLSGMKTLEAQLTPQVVERWQKSMTNRYFKGVYSPELLGSLK
- the Serpind1 gene encoding heparin cofactor 2 isoform X2; amino-acid sequence: MKYPFRPLLVSVILMCVCGGSIGLADPLSNKNLSMPLLPADFHKENTVTNDWILEGEEDDDYLDLEKLFSEDDDYIYIIDAVSPTDSELSEGNILQLFQGKSRIQRLNILNAKFAFNLYRGLKDQVNTFDNIFIAPVGISTAMGMISLGLRGETHEQVHSVLHFKDFVNASTKYEITTIHNLFRKLTHRLFRRNFGYTLRSVNDLYIQRQFPILDDFKAKVREFYFAEAQAADFSDPAFISKTNHHIMKLTKGFIKEALENIDPTTQMMILNCIYFKGTWVNKFPVEMTHNHNFRLNEREVVKVSMMQTKGNFLAANDQELDCDVLQLEYVGGISMLIVVPHKLSGMKTLEAQLTPQVVERWQKSMTNRTREVLLPKFKLEKNYNLVEALKSMGITELFDKNGNMSGISDQRITIDLFKHQSTITVNEEGTQAAAVTTVGFMPLSTQVRFTVDRPFLFLVYEHRTSCLLFMGRVANPTRP